A portion of the Tachyglossus aculeatus isolate mTacAcu1 chromosome 12 unlocalized genomic scaffold, mTacAcu1.pri SUPER_6_unloc_2, whole genome shotgun sequence genome contains these proteins:
- the LOC119921362 gene encoding olfactory receptor 1020-like — protein MASFQASDGAKSVTTQKRKDTYFGVLAAANTTVTEFILVGLIDNPDMKVIGFLTFFMIYLITLIGNLGLVTVIKADAQLHTPMYYFISHLAFLDVCYSSAILPKILDNILEQNATISFNECAAQMYFLIIPASSECYLLAAMAYDRYAAICKPLLYSFITSQRVCYLLVAGSYLVGFINATTQTYLTFRLSFCGSSVINHFVCDIPPLLSLSCSATYVNEFVLFVFAIFLGVFTSSEILLPYICILGTILRIQSAKGRQKAFSTCATHLCSVVLFYGTSTFLYMRSASDYSLGRDKVISVFYTVVIPVLNPMIYSLRNQEVKRALKRITSIKKAYSF, from the exons ATGGCATCTTTCCAAGCAAGCGATGGGGCAA AGTCTGTCACAACCCAGAAGAGGAAAGACACATATTTTGGAGTTCTGGCTGCAGCAAACACCACAGTGACTGAATTTATTCTTGTGGGTCTGATTGACAACCCAGATATGAAGGTCATTGGCTTCCTGACATTCTTCATGATTTATTTGATCACCTTGATTGGAAatcttgggttggtcacagttatTAAGGCTGACGCTCaactgcacacccccatgtactattTTATCAGTCATTTGGCTTTCTTAGATGTCTGTTATTCCTCCGCCAttcttcccaagatcttagacAACATCTTAGAACAGAATGCGACCATTTCCTTTAACGAATGTGCTGcccaaatgtattttttaatCATTCCAGCCAGCAGCGAGTGCTATCTCCTGGCTGCAATGGCCTACGATCGTTATGCGGCGATCTGTAAAcccctgctttattcattcattacatcACAGAGAGTCTGTTACCTCTTAGTGGCCGGCTCCTATTTGGTTGGCTTTATAAATGCCACCACGCAGACCTATCTCACCTTCAGATTATCCTTCTGTGGCTCCAGTGTCATCAATCATTTTGTCTGTGATATTCCCCCACTGTTATCTCTGTCTTGTTCGGCTACCTATGTCAATGAGTTTGTGCTATTTGTCTTTGCCATCTTTCTTGGAGTATTCACCTCCTCAGAAATCTTGCTCCCTTATATATGCATATTAGGTACCATCCTGAGAATCCAATCTGCAAAGGGGAGGcagaaagctttctccacctgtgccaCCCACCTGTGTTCGGTGGTACTTTTCTATGGGACATCAACATTTCTTTACATGCGATCAGCATCTGATTACTCTCTAGGGCGGGATAAAGTGATTTCGGTGTTTTATACAGTGGTGATCCCCGTGTTGAACCCcatgatctacagcctgaggaaccaggaggtCAAGAGGGCTCTGAAAAGAATCACTAGTATAAAAAAGGCTTATTCATTCTAA